The nucleotide window gcgcggtgCAGGCCGGGGCTGCCCCGGGgccggcaagcgggggccccggCGCCGTCGGGGGCGCCTCGGGGAAGCCGGCGCTGGAGGATCTGTACTGGATGAGCGGCTACCAGCACCACCTGAACCCCGAGGCGCTCAACCTGACGCCCGAGGACGCGGTGGAGGCGCTCATCGGCAGCGGCCACCACACCGGGCACCACGGCGCGCACCACCACCCAGAGGCCGCCGCGGCCTACGAGGCCTTCCGGGGCCAGGGCttcgcgggcggcggcggcgcggacgACATGGGCGCCGGCCACCACCACGGCACGCACCACGCcgcccaccaccatcaccaccaccaccaccaccacggcGGCGCGGGCCATGGCGGCGGCGGCACGGGCCACCACGTGCGCCTGGAGGAGCGCTTCTCCGACGACCAGCTGGTGTCCATGTCCGTGCGCGAGCTGAACAGGCAGCTCCGCGGCTTCAGTAAGGAGGAGGTCATCCGGCTGAAGCAGAAGCGGCGCACGCTCAAGAACCGCGGCTACGCTCAGTCGTGCCGCTTCAAGCGGGTGCAGCAGCGGCACATTCTGGAGAGCGAGAAGTGCCAGCTCCAGAGCCAGGTGGAGCAGCTGAAGCTGGAGGTGGGGCGCCTGGCCAAGGAGCGGGACCTGTACAAGGAGAAATACGAGAAGCTGGCCGGCCGGGGCGGCCCCGGGGGCGCGGGCGGAGCCGGCTTCCCTCGGGAGTCCTCGCCGGGAGTCGGGGCCAAGGGCGCTTCCGACTTCTTCCTGTGAGCACCGGACCCCGAGCCCGCGCCGCCGCCGAGAAGAGGCTCGCGCGGGCGGCCCGGGGCCTCGGCTCGTACTCCACGGCCCAGGGCGAGGACGCACGGCCGGGCCGAGGCGCCCGCTGCGCGCGGGCGCCCGCGTTAACGCCGCCGCCTCCGGCCGGGCCGGCCCCGCGAGCCCCGCTGCGACGTCTGCAGGCTCCGGACTGGAGGCCCCTTCCCGCGGCTCGGCCTCCTCGCTCCCGGCCCGCGCACCTTACCGGGTGGCCGTCCTGACGCTGCCACGACTCCTCTGCTCGGAGCACGGCGATTCCCGGGAGAGTTGGGCCGGGTCGAAGTCCTTCCTGGCGTCCGCTTGTACATACGTGAGGTGCGGTTCTGCGCCCAACCTCACCCGGACCGCCGCGAGGCCTCCGCCGCCGCCCCGCGCTCCTTCGCGCTCCTTCGTTTCCTTTCTTTTGGCCTCCTTACCCTGCCCTTTTCTACTCCTTTTTAAAGCGGTCTTATTTTCgaagtatttatatttattttgctcggtgattagaaaagaaaaccctAGAGGAAGCTCCCTGCTTCCCGGCCGGGTTTGCCCTCGGACGTCGCGTGTCCCAGCATGTGTCGCTCGCTCGGAGGggcctggcccctgcctgccctcctgcctgcctgccccccaccctgccgCTGGCGTCCCCTAGAGATTGAAGCCGAGGAGCATTATCTATGCTGTGTTCAGTCCTGCTGCCCTACTGTACTCcacggggggaggggggtgggagctgGCCCGGACTCCCGAGCTGCTATTTCTCTATGCACCAGATCGTATTTATGACTCCCGGGaaaatatatcttattttaaCCCTCAagagaagtgaaagaaaaaaagtaatgcaCAGTATTtctagcagaaaaaaaatttttttaaagaggaggtTTCGCCTGAATCTCCTGGCATGGGGGCGGGTGgagaaagtgtttttattttaatttaaaatgtgtttcgtTTTTTGTGGATTCTTGTTTTAAGAGCTGATCACTTTTTGGAGTAGCCGGAAGAGAGGGTGGGGAGGCCGGTGCTCCGGCCCCTGCAAGCCCCCAGCCCCGGACTGCAGCCCGTCCTGCACTCCTTCAGCGCCTGCTTCTGCTGGGCGCAGGAGACTCCAACTCGTTGCAAGTTTCGTTGTGTTGTTGTATTTCGttgggttcttttttcttttgctacgaaactgaagaaagaaaaaaacacacacaaaataaatccGTTTAGATCCAAAAGTCACTGGAGCCTGGCTGGTTTTTCTGTGGCTTTCGTTTTTGCCATATTTCTTCctgaatagaaagaaaaggaggtcCCTGAACTGGGCCCTGCCTTAGCTCTGGGTGACCCGCCTGGGCCGACCGGGAGAGACTGACCAGAGTTGTTAAAAAAGGCTGCTGTCAGGGCCCGACCCGCAGGCACCTGCCCTGCCACCCCTGGGCTGCCCCACTGGGAGGAGGGCCGCACAGGGTGGCCTCGGCCCCGCTAAGGCAGGACGCAGCCCGGTGCGTGAGGCCATCCTTGGTGGCGACCCCACACACAGCGCCGATGCGTCCTGGTGGCAAACGCTGTCCTCAGCTCTTCTGAGCCTGCGGTCTCCCACCTGCAGGGCCGAGGCCTGAACTGCGAGGGCACCAGGGAGGGCGGCACCTCTGGAAACTTCATGCTAAGAGAGCTGGGGCCACCGTAAGATACTTGACTGTTAACCTCTGTTCACAACGGGATGGGGGATGGAGTCCGGTGAAGTCTGTGGTTTgcacatttggagaagagcttgCCACGGAACTTGCCAAGGCTCCCCACTTTTCTGTCTGGGGACAGCAAGGCTCCTCCTCGGGGCTGGGACAGCTGCAGGTCCCGCGAGGATGTCGCCTGAGTTTGTTTTAGTGTCTCTGTCTGCAAGACAGAGAAAAGCCGAGGGCTGCCCCCTCCCTCTTTGCCTTAGAATGAAACTTACTTAGAACCGAGAGGTTGGGTCTCCGTGAGGGTTTGAGCAAAATCCCCAAACCCAGGGGCTGAGTCCTCCAAGCCCCCAGGGAGGGGAGCGAGCTGCCCTCTCCGCAGGCAAAAAACGCTGGTGCAGAGAGAAGTAGAAGTGTGGGCGTGGGGGAGTGAGTTAAGGGGACCAGTTGGGGAGACGGCAGCGTGGCGAGGGGGAGAGGCGGCACCCGGCGGGTCCCAGCCAACCTCAGGACGGCCCCGCGGCTCAGACTCTTGCCGACGACGAGGGGCCAAGAGTCTGGGTGCGTGCGAGGGCCGGTCTGCTGGTTGGTTTTGATGAGGGCACCTTAGTTTCCACTGCTGCCGCCTGAGGGGCCATTGGAGAGCCATCCTCCTGG belongs to Balaenoptera ricei isolate mBalRic1 chromosome 17, mBalRic1.hap2, whole genome shotgun sequence and includes:
- the MAFA gene encoding transcription factor MafA, producing MAAELAMGAELPSSPLAIEYVNDFDLMKFEVKKEPPEAERFCHRLPPGSLSSTPLSTPCSSVPSSPSFCAPSPGTGGGAGGGGGAVQAGAAPGPASGGPGAVGGASGKPALEDLYWMSGYQHHLNPEALNLTPEDAVEALIGSGHHTGHHGAHHHPEAAAAYEAFRGQGFAGGGGADDMGAGHHHGTHHAAHHHHHHHHHHGGAGHGGGGTGHHVRLEERFSDDQLVSMSVRELNRQLRGFSKEEVIRLKQKRRTLKNRGYAQSCRFKRVQQRHILESEKCQLQSQVEQLKLEVGRLAKERDLYKEKYEKLAGRGGPGGAGGAGFPRESSPGVGAKGASDFFL